Proteins from a single region of Fodinibius sp. Rm-B-1B1-1:
- a CDS encoding LexA family protein — MADLTNKQQQFYDTLIAYVRKHFRWPTYKELADRLGFSSENSVTQYYNALVSKQFLKKDSQGNYTFTNPTDVWMARDEEQVSRSIPILGEITAGTMEEAIEADLGEITIGDFFPNASNVFGLRVKGDSMKGLGISTGDKVILSKTELRDGDVGAVLYNGDTTLKRAHVRKNGVRLEPANPDHDDIIIEPGEFEEVRVLGKYLGHISEDGLVKASYN, encoded by the coding sequence ATGGCTGACCTTACCAATAAACAACAACAGTTTTACGATACGCTGATCGCCTATGTCCGTAAGCACTTTCGTTGGCCAACCTACAAAGAGCTGGCCGACCGGCTTGGTTTTAGCTCAGAAAACAGCGTAACCCAGTACTACAATGCACTGGTAAGTAAGCAATTTCTTAAAAAGGATAGCCAAGGCAATTATACCTTTACCAATCCGACTGATGTTTGGATGGCCCGGGATGAGGAACAGGTGAGCCGTTCAATACCAATCTTAGGTGAGATAACTGCGGGTACGATGGAAGAAGCCATAGAAGCGGATTTAGGAGAAATTACCATTGGTGATTTCTTTCCCAATGCCTCGAATGTATTTGGGCTTCGAGTGAAAGGCGACAGCATGAAAGGTTTAGGTATCTCTACAGGGGACAAGGTCATTCTGTCAAAAACAGAACTCCGAGATGGAGACGTAGGAGCGGTATTATATAACGGGGATACGACACTAAAACGAGCTCATGTCAGAAAGAATGGCGTTCGCTTGGAACCGGCCAATCCTGACCATGATGATATTATTATTGAGCCCGGGGAATTTGAAGAGGTTCGGGTATTAGGCAAATACCTGGGACATATCAGTGAAGATGGACTGGTGAAAGCTTCTTACAATTAG
- a CDS encoding tyrosine-type recombinase/integrase: MDFSIYPLQRYDKNRLYIFFEDENGDRIRRSTGVSYPKGASKKKREQAHKQAEEKGIELVLDHFKNHRQHQQEKEKAPLFSTYLDEYYLPDLRSSRAESTYDRYKLAFNHLLRICGDLPLDEYDRQLISKYKLYRLNKDQVEKTTIDLELRSIKACFSWAEDYDFLIKNPYEGKDILYNTKKTKRAFTNTEIQKLLKHTEGKLIGLVIRLGYFTGMRIGEMNQLKWNMINFEERYIDIPPEITKTDKGRLVPLEKKPFNIIKIFELTLNKKMKKAPKYYKGKTKNSCYVLPKERGHGQYSLRSIQQKFRRTMRKIGLPDELKFHCLRHSFATHTLEKGGEMYAVSKLMGHSSTKVTSEFYDHTDSLSFRETAGLL, from the coding sequence TATCCTAAAGGTGCGTCGAAGAAAAAGCGAGAGCAGGCTCACAAGCAAGCAGAAGAAAAAGGGATAGAATTGGTATTGGATCACTTTAAAAATCATCGGCAACATCAGCAGGAAAAAGAGAAAGCCCCGCTTTTTTCTACTTATCTTGACGAGTATTATTTACCGGATCTTCGAAGCAGTAGGGCCGAATCAACCTATGATCGTTATAAACTTGCTTTTAACCACTTGCTTCGTATTTGTGGAGATTTACCTTTAGATGAATATGACCGGCAATTAATATCTAAGTATAAACTTTATCGCTTGAATAAAGACCAAGTAGAAAAAACGACCATTGATCTTGAATTGCGATCAATAAAAGCTTGCTTCTCTTGGGCTGAAGACTATGATTTCTTGATAAAAAACCCTTACGAAGGGAAGGATATTTTATATAATACTAAAAAAACAAAACGGGCATTTACCAATACAGAAATACAAAAATTACTCAAACATACTGAGGGAAAATTAATTGGATTGGTGATCCGCCTGGGATATTTCACTGGAATGCGTATTGGTGAAATGAATCAGCTAAAATGGAATATGATCAATTTTGAGGAGCGCTATATTGATATTCCACCGGAGATTACCAAAACCGATAAGGGACGTTTGGTTCCGTTAGAGAAAAAACCATTTAATATCATCAAGATATTTGAGCTTACACTGAACAAGAAAATGAAGAAAGCCCCGAAGTATTATAAAGGCAAAACAAAGAATAGCTGTTACGTGCTTCCGAAAGAGCGGGGGCATGGGCAATATTCACTGCGAAGTATCCAGCAAAAATTTAGGCGAACAATGCGGAAAATAGGTCTTCCGGATGAGTTGAAATTTCATTGCCTGCGCCATTCATTTGCAACCCATACGCTTGAAAAAGGAGGAGAAATGTATGCAGTAAGCAAGCTAATGGGGCATTCAAGTACCAAGGTTACCTCAGAATTTTATGACCATACGGATTCATTAAGCTTTCGAGAAACCGCTGGTTTATTATAA